Sequence from the Nymphaea colorata isolate Beijing-Zhang1983 chromosome 9, ASM883128v2, whole genome shotgun sequence genome:
CGGATCAGATATTTGGGTTTGTTATGTTTGGGCAGGAATGAAACACATGGGAAGAAacggagaaaaagaaaaaagagaacacCCCCGCTTTTCAGGGGACCGGCTATCCCGGCATCTTTTGTCTAGAAAAAGGTGAAGAACTATATATTTTTCCAGCATCTGATgtccttttcattctttttctagCACATTTCAATTGACCAACGCCTGACTAAAGTGGTCTTCAATCAAATGCTTGATCTCCAATACATTGTGAACACAAGACTAAGAATTTTAGTTGGCCTCAACAATTCACCAAATTGATTTTCTGTGTGATCGGTTTCGATTGATCATTTAAAACTGAAGTCGGATCCATTAGCATAAGATCTGACACTTATATGCAACTGGGTAAGATCTTTATCGGATTCGAGTGGAAAATCTAAGCTCGGGTTCAAATTAGTAACCAGATCTTGACTTGAcagatgaaaaaagagaaaagagtaGCTTCTTATATAATGAATGAATCACCAATATGACCAATTAAATTCTCTTATATAAAACATTCATACATTTTAAAGGTCGGCGGTTAACATGTCATAATAGAAGTTAGATTGACggttttgaatttaaaagttggaaTCTGGAGACAACTTTTCTTAAGCATCCGATAAATCGGACATGGTAAATggtacatccaattcaaatttgatccattGCTTTTGCTAATTATGTATCAAGTAAGAATGGTTATATAAACCGAACGAATGTTAATAGAAGCACTCATTTTTCACCTTGGTTTCTAACAAGACAAGCATTTCCGGTCTTCATTGTCACGTTCACGCGTCATTTCTCTGTTTGCGTGGTGTGTTTGGATCCCAAAATACTTGTGGACATCAATTCACACTGGAGGAGTCAGTAAGAGTCGCCGTCGCAAGCACGGCTTGTGGACGAAATAGATCACCGAACTCTTCTCTCTCATGAGATCAGCCCCTCCTTCCTCACATGCTTGCGTCATAAACCATCAAATTCACATCATATAAATCTATGCgtaaaatgaatatatttttcaaaaataacttttaaCGGCCtggattttcaaaaattacaaagtagcgcttttatttttaaacgaaAACGAAAGTTGTTTAGGCCATGATACACTTTTCGGTGCCCAAGAAGTTTCGCCGCACCATCAAGAAGTTTCTTTCCTGAACCCACGAGGCAAGCTTCTTCATGGCTTCCTTTCTCCCAAAAAGGCGCCATTCTCAccccaccttcttcttcttgctttatcaAATTCCTTTTTCGTTACTAATCCCATGCTTGTCTTTTCCCTTTAGCATCTAATCTTAAAGCGGCACCGACTCTCAATTATTAAGATATATATTTAACTGAACCAATAGTGTTGTGCCAACGTAGATCAGCCTTTATAAAACTTCAGATTATTCAAATTGTCAGTAGTGTAGTGTCACTCTTTATATTTgataattagtttttttttttcttttattttaatagaTTCCGCCATTTCTTTTTCTACGAGGAACTCTCCGAGAACCAGATCGCTTTAATGATCTTCTTGCTTCATATTCTTTACGAAGCACAATTCTGGaatatatttttgaagaaacatTAGTTGAGCAGTTTTTTAATGTAGATGATCCAAATTCTCAATGGACCCACCGGTTATCTGTCGTGGATGCTTCATTCTGATGCTGATCATATGGTTTTGGTGGACGGCAAAAAATGCCCGATATTCAGGGCGGCCgcaatttttttcttggggaGGAATTTCCTGCATCAGACATACAGTTTTTCCAATATCTGCAACATTTTTAAGCTTTTCCCAATTCCATGGTCAGACCTCAGTGTTTCTGCCAAGGAATTTTTGTAGTTTTAGAATGCGGAACCCTGCATAAGTTGCATGTAATTGGCAATTATAGCAAAAGAAAGGCATGTTATTTAATACCCAAAATAGTTCACCATCATTGTGGAATTTTACAGAAAAAGTAGTATGAAATCgaacatttctttcttttcctgctCACCGTCGCATCATCTTCCACAGAGGAAGTTCACTCGAAACCACATCCCCACCTACACACACCTctctgtagagagagagagcaagagagagagaggcagaggaGTTAGGTAAGTACGCaccaaaagaaagacaagcCATTAAAAGCCAGAGAAGGACACTTGACGAGTCCAAATAGAAGATGTCTCGAGTTAAAGGGGCCATcccaaaaataaaggaaaaaaatatggtcAAACTCAGCTTCCTAGGCGGCTTCCCTGACACcgttaatattatatatataaatatatatatatatatatatgtctacatCAAATCCCCATGATCTCAGACTTACGGCGGCCACaactcttctctcttctttgcCGATCAACATCTGCCTATATATATAGGCACTGCACGTACTGGCAGCACACCAATCCATCTCATTACCACAAGGTAGAGAAGATGGGTGTTGAAACTGAGGTTGTGTCGGTGCCTGCAACACCAACAGCGGCATCAACGCCACCGTTTACAGTCCCTCAGTCACCCCTGAAGCCCACTGCACCACCATCCTCTGCCTCTTCCCCTTTCCATTGCCCAATCTCTGCTCCGCCTTCCAGCTTCCAGTACTCCCCTTCTATGTCGAGGTCGCCCTTCCTCGCCAGGATCTCCTCCGCCGCCGCCAGCCGGTTCTCCTTCTCCGGCAACGCCACTCCGGTGAGGAGCAGCCCCATGAGGAAGGTGATCATCAACATGAAGAGCTACCTGGAGGAGGTGGGGCACCTCACCAGGCTGGACCCTCAGGACGCCTGGCTGCCCATTACCGAGTCCCGGAACGGCAACGCTTACTACTCGACGTTCCACAACCTTTCCGCCGGAATCGGGTTTCAGGCTCTCATTCTTCCTCTCGCCTTCACTTTTCTTGGATGGTAgagtgactctctctctctctctctcgaagTGGGCATGATgttactctttctttctctctctatagttGCTTAATTTTCTTGTGTGTATGCAGGAAATGGGGAATTATGAGCTTGTCTGCTTTCTACATATGGCAGCTGTATACTCTTTGGATACTCACCCAACTCCATGAATCAGTACCAGGCACACGTTACAATAGATATATCCAGCTAGCTATGGCAGCATTtggtgagtctctctctctctctctctcttctctctacAGTCAATTGTAACAGTAATCTACTCAAGAGTTTTAATTCTTTGGGCACAAGAAAagtttgaacttaaacattttGGAAGAAGGTTTCTAAACAGTTAATTAGAAAATCTTATCCAGGTAAAACTTTACCCCAAGATCTTAGAATTTGTAGCTTGGATGGAAATACTatgatttttaatctcatgtactggggagagaaaagaaaggacgGACCTACATGGCCGGTCTTGGCGGCGGCGTTTGGCGGCCTCCTACTAAACAGCAAAGCAAATCTAGCCTTGCCCACACGCTAGTAAGGGGGTTCGCAATCATGGGCCACACcagcttttctttttgtcttaagCTCTGCTTAAATTCCTAACCATGATCTTGACCGCACCTACTCATCACTTCATTGGTCCAGATCCTAATTCAAAGCATGTTGGCTTTCAATTCAACAAAGTTGAAGCCAATTTCTCTTGGTAGGCAAGGAAAGGGACATGTGGAAAAGCCTTAAGCATGTTGGAGATGTGAACCGTGTTCGGACTTGGATTAGACCCGGATTTTGATTCAGTTGTCAAATTGAatactgaatttgaatccgactAGGAATTTGATAAGAATTTCTTTCTCAGTTCCAACCAAATCGTTTTCAAGTTAGGATCAGTTAATGTCCAACCCATCGAAAATCTCCATTTGAGGATCAACCAAGTTAAGTGGTTGTGAACTTGCAGTTTCAAAGTCGGCAAATTTTGAGACAATCAAAAGACCTTTCTGCTTCACTTTAATGGGTCATGATAAGTTTTAAACGTGTTAAACTTGCCAACCTCATGAGGAGCATGTCTGTGTTTTGTCTTGTTTCAATAATGTTTCCGTGCAACATATAATCCTTCATATTGCGGCGTTTTAGATTCTTAACTCACAACTGAGTGTATAAAGCTTCCTTCTAAAGCAACTCCCAATTCAATAAGTTCTTGCCATTCCTACCATATAATTTTTGTCTGCTAAAACTTCTTATTTATAATATGCTTATTAACGAAACAAAACTAGAGATAGTGTTAATGGTTAGAATAAATATGGTTTCGAGATATCAACCGCCGTTTTCAGGTGGCACCAAGTTCGACCAAATCTGATTGAATCTAATTCTATTTCAAACCTAACCAAAATAGTTAATTTCTCTTGTTCTAATttaaaaagaagatgaaagatcCATCTATTGAATTGGTCTTTTCAAAAAAGTTGATCGTATTACGATGGATGAGATTAATGTAAGTAAATATTTTGATCAGGTCCAAAGCTCGGGCTGTGCCTGACGAAGTTTCCCATAATGTATCTCTCTGCCGGAAACTGCACTGCGCTCATCCTCATCGGTGGAGGCACCATGAAGCTGTTCTTCAGGGTCGTCTGCGGCAACTCCTGCCAGTCGAGGCCGCTGTCGACGGTGGAATGGTATCTTGTCTTCCTCTGCCTGGCGCTGGTGCTGGCCCAGCTGCCCAATCTCAACTCCATCGCCGGCATCTCGCTGGTGGGTGCCATCACCGCCGTCAGCTACTGCACCCTCATCTGGGTCATCTCCGTCAGCAAGCACAGGCCGCAGGACATCTCCTACCAGCCGCTCAAGGGCGAAAACGACGCCGCCACCGTCTTCTCCCTCCTTAACGCCCTCGGCGTCGTTGCCTTCTCCTTCAGGGGTCACAATCTTGTCCTTGAAATCCaggttggtttttttttttttccatcccGACGCCACCATTCTGGCCCTTTCGTCCTAGTAGAGACAAGGAATCAGGAAAATCCTTTATACTTCCATAACGAGTGACTGATTTTTGTTTATTGCATGATCTTGGTCTTGATCAGGCCACAATGCCATCAACGTTGAAGCATCCTGCAAGTGTGCCAATGTGGAAGGGAGTGAAGGTGGCCTACCTCCTCATCGCATTTTGCTTGTTCCCCCTTGCAATCGGTGGATATTGGGCATACGGCAACTTGGTAATTAAGCATATTCTCTCTaatcttttttattatcatcatcatcatcaatcatCTTTCCTTAGAAACCGTCAATAATTTCCCCTGCATTTATACCCCCACTTCTAGCTACGGCATTTAAGACTCGTGATGTGAGGGTATATGTCGATCGTCACACCTTATGTTCTCCATTTGCGTCACATATACACGTCATGCAGGCCAACATCAATGTAGCTCTCGCATTAAATTGACCTTCACTGATCTTATTGCATCTGAAAGTATATAAAACAAGTCTCACGGACAACCGCTCTTAGCCGGCCATTTCTTATCATGCAAACGAGTGGTGGAGATTGCAAATAATTATGCACCAAATTACAAGGAAAACTAAACTTCTTGTTTAAGGGtagtggttcattccaccgccCTCTAAGAGAGGCCACTGACCTTCCTTGTGGCTGGCCACCTTCTTGGGTTTTCACCATTAATGCTTGGGGACTCTTTTACGAGATAGAGATAGAGCGCACTAGAACGTGACAGTGACCACTCTTAGATCCTTAGAAAAATCGGACCACCTTACCGTCCAGTATGCTATCACCCCTTAAGATAAGAAAACTAAACTTAATTTGAATCTTTTGAATTGCAGATACCACGATCAGGGATCCTCTATGCTCTGCATGAGTTTCACAGCCATGACACATCCAGGGCGCTGCTGGGGCTGACCACTTTGATGGTGGTGATCAACTGCTTGAGCACATTCCAGATCTACGCCATGCCGGTTTTCGACAACTTGGAGTCGAGCTACACGTTCCGAACCAACCGGCCGTGCCCGTGGTGGCTCCGGTCCGGGATTAGGGTTTTCTTTGCGTCGGTCGCCTTCTTCATTGCCAATGCCCTGCCTTTCCTCACCAGCCTGGCCGGACTCCTTGGTGGCATCTCCTTGCCTGTCACCTTGGCCTACCCATGTTTCATGTACAACATCATCAGGAAGCCGGAGAAATACAGCCCAACTTGGTACCTCAATTTGGGTCTGGGAGTTGTGGGAATGGTTCTCAGCTTCCTATTGATCACTGGGGGGATTTGGAGCATTGTGGATACATGTCATAATTTTCACTTCTTCAAGCCCCAACAGTGATCTGGCCAGATCCAAACGGTTCGGGTCCGGGGCGGTTTTGGTCGCACGAGATTTGGATCCGGTGATGCCCGGAAGGAGTTCGGGCCAGATCCGATCCATTTGCTAGTCCATGGGTCCTGCGGATTCATTGTGGTCTTTCAAAGGCTTGATTCTTGCTTGTGTAGATAGATTCGTAATCGCCATCCTCTTGTAAATGCTTTGTGTTTGTAAAAGGAATGGCGATTGATGCCGGCTCTTGCCGTGGTTGTGATTCTTATGAAATATTTCTTCCATGTCTGTCGCCAAATCTTGTTTCCTTGAATCTTATTTTACAATTATTACATTTTTAATGACGGcattttttattacaattacGAGAAACTTTTATTCGTTGCCTCAAGATGCCTTTTGCCGCTATTCTAGAGAGCACGTTATATGTTATGGTTCCTAACAAAATCCGTTAAAAATGgtcaaaatacttttttttttacttaaatagaAAGATCTCTCCTTGTAATGGTAAAAGtgaaacctcaaaaaaaaaaaaaaaaaagtccaataaAATTATTTTGCCTTGAGCTTTTATGTAATGTGAAGTGGCTAGTAaggaaattagaaaaaaaagtggttCATGGATCAAAGTTATAAGTAAAAGGGAgggttgaaaatgaaaaatctaagTTTTGTTTTTCGAAAAGAAACACACtcaactttttaatttttaatgttaCAACAAAGACACACTCGCATTTCCATGTATTTTATATAACTGGTTAAGTTAAATACAAAATCAGATTCGAgcttaaatcattttttttttacatcagaTGTCGGATGAGGTGACATCGCTATCCAAACCCAActccagatccaaaccaagaTGTCGTTCCTTGAGAAAGGAGGCAGCCGCACTACCGTCGGACCCGCAACGACCTGCTTGGATCCCACGGTTCAGGTGTAGCGGACCCGCGCCGCGCAACGATGGCGGGAAGTGAGGCTTACGAAATTCCCAATTAAAGGCGGCTGAGGCATAACCGTTTGAAATTCTTGGTATTTGCTTGCTTTCATCATCTCTTCGAGTCCGTTTGTCAATCAATGCGCTGATATTCCATCGTCTCCGGTTCCGGTGGACCAGATGCCGGCGTCGAGGAacaatgctctctctctctttctctgggATGGCTTTTGTTTCTCTCGTCTGAAGTCTTTACGATGGAAATCCTGATTCTTGGTTGATTAGTTTTTCTCGATCACCAGAGCCCATCAATCTTCTTTTCTATTTATATCTGAGCATTCTTGTTGTTGTGTGGTGCTTCTTCGTGCTCGATTGTTGGTATTCGTTAtccttttttcccctttggGGTTCCGATGAATCCATTGGTACTCCCTCTTCTTAGATGgcctccttttttgtttttgtctgaaACCTTGACAGAGGAATCTGTTTGACCTTCTTTCCCGATTCTTTTTCGGACCTTCTTCCGATTCTTtcttcactctttttttttttctcttttcatcgaAGAGcctatcgttttttttttctcctttttcttttttttttttaaattgcttgGTGATTCTTAGTTCTTAATCCTTGTTCTATGATGATTTTACATGCTTGATTGTTGCAGTCTAGCGGTTCTAGTTTTTGTTCCTCGTTATGGTTAAATCTTTTTGACGATCTCCCCCTTAGATGGCTTTGCTTCTTTCTTGCTAGGTGTTATTTACCGTTTCTTGGTTCATTGTTTTCTGATGGATCATCGGAGAGCCTATCTTGCGtctcttttttctgttcccTTGTTTCCCCTGACATGATACTGATAGTtggtgattcttcattcttgcttCGTAgtgttccttttttctcttttaacttCGTTCTCGGTCTTCCGTGATCCCTGTTTCTATTTTCATCTGAATGATTATGAGAGAATCCGTCCGGTATTCTCTCCGATCCTAGGTTCATCGGTCTTTGCCGATCCTTAGAGAGCATATAACACCTCACCTTTATCTTTTCCCCTTCCTTTGGATATTTCACGGGCATTGAGTTTTGATACTTGAGGGAAGCTCCTCTGCTCTAGATTTCGGTTGTTGCACTATTGATTAAAAATGATCGGGCATTATTTCTGTCAGGTTCTGAGACTCTGAGGTGGCGTTTGTGAGAGGAAGATGGGTGACCTTGGAATAAAGGAACGTTCTGCGGGGTTGTTTTCGTTGGCAAGCAGGTGAACGAGATTGTCAAAAGTTTTTTATCCACAAGAGCTATGCAGGTTTGTTAGAAAAGCAAGTTAGTGGGACTTGTTGCCCTTTTGCTGTTGGATGCACTGGATTCATCCAAGGGGTCTACAGTAGATTGACGGCCTCGCAGTGGTTTTATTTTAGTAAAACGAAATGGTTTTAGTTTTTAACCATTGGAAGATGATGCGTTTCTTGTTTAATATTGTTGCTGGGTATTTGGTTTACTCCTTTGTGGTTGTTGGTTTATGCAACATTCTTTACCTATTGCCTACTTGAACATAGCCAGGATTAATCTATTAGTCAATGATGTCTATCTGAATTATTTGGCttggtttctttatttgcaACAGTATACTTTTGTATTATCCTCATAATACTATTTATAACCACAACGTTATGAGTTATTTATCCCTGGCACTCGAAGTGTTGTGCCCATAAATGTTAAggaattatttgttttatattttgtttcaaCAAGTTTCTATGCCTGAAAACCTTGATAGGATAATGTGTAatcttgttcttcattttccaTTATTCTGCTATTTTATTAGCTGTACATTTATTGAAGAACTTATTTTTCAAagattgtcatttttttaatatctaattCTTTTCAAAGGTTTAAAATAGGTCATTAAATGACTTCTTTTGCTAAAAAAGCCTAATGCTGAGAATTTTGATTATGATTCATAATGATTCATATAGATGAGCTATGGAAATTGTAGTTTCGATGCACATTTGCTTGCACATTTAAAAGTCAGTATGAATATTTGCAATAGTTGCTGGCTGCAAAGTCTGAGCTGATCTTTGTCGGTCACAAGTGTTTGTACGATTGGATATGCTTTTGCAGAATATGGCCTTATGAAGAGAGTTGGCAAAGCAATTCCATCCTCAATACCAAATTCGAACACCTGTTAGAAAGTGAATGTCTTGACAAGCTAAACTTCagttaaaatttgaattttatcaaTGTCTTGTTTCATGTCCTGTTCATGCCAAGTTAATATAGGATATGAGTAGTTGCAAGTAAAGTTTCTTCAATCATAATTGTTAGTCTGTCATCACAAGCAAGACATTTTCCCTGTAGGCCTATGTTATTGAACTATTGGATGGTACTAGAGGATTTCATTGAccttcttttttgcttgaagGTGGGATCTCTATGATATATGCCAGAGCCGATGGAGATTCCTTTAGGAAAGATCATATTGAGCATTTTCATGAcgatttgattaaaaaattaatgtatcATGGAACACCTTTTATTGGCAAATCAATGGGTTCCTGGGGTAATCTAATTTGTAATTATGGGGGAATACAGAATTTGAAAATTACTCCTGCTTATTCTCAAATTTTCCCACCTTGTGAAATCCAAATCGAGATAGATAAATTTAACAAGTATGAATGTCCTTCACTGGGATGTACCATTAAACTAAGATTGCGGTTATCTGCAAATCAATTGATTGTTTTAAAGATAATGAATTTGGATTGTCATGTTACCAACCAACAAAAGGTGGTGAGTCCAGGTCCAATGATTCACAACTCTTCAAGTCCAAAAAGCCCTATCCTTTTTATGCTAATAGAATTTTGCCTTCCTTATTTCTAGTTATTGTGGAGGGCTTAGGTTGTCCAATTTGGCAATTTGTTGTTGCCATTCTTGACATGAATGAGCAAGGCATCATCATATGATGTAATGATTTGAGCCAATGTGCTGAAAGGTGCATGGAATGATGTTTGTTGAATTGGCCATGTTGTCAACTTGGGCACAAAGAAACTGATGATTGTATTGCagcaacaaagaaaattttgtgagAAAGCAGTcgaacaaagaaaattttgtgagAAAGCAGTCGACCATTGTTTATAGCTTCAAGTTCCAAAAAGGTTGGTATTGTCCAGTGAAGCAACAATTATTTGACCAAGGATTGATAAATACCGCTTTGGAGGACATAAAGAGATGTTTGCTATGAGTATAGTTAGTAATACCTAGCAATTAACTTGTATAGGCATTTTATCACATGTAATATCATGTGAAAGTGAATTAGCACTCAGAAGATTGTGAAGATGACGATCAAACTTGTTTAATAGGAAGATAGCAACAAAAATTCGATGTAAGGGCATGCATTCCATCTGAGGCTGAACATACATACAATGATATAATTGTTATGTGTGAAGTTGTATGCGTGAGGTTCTATTTGTCCTCATGGTTTGGTTCCCTTCAAAATGTGAGTTGGATTGTAGTGATTTTTTAGCACCTACCAGAGCCATTTCTGAATCACATTGTAGTTTCAATTATAAAGATCTATTCGACGGTGTCATGGTGCCTTTGGGAATCTCGTGCTAGGGGAAATTGAACACTTCAGTACTCAATTTCATATGGACTTGGTTGTTTTATTAGATTGATATCTTTCATTTATCCTGATGTGGTTCATTCTAGACTGGATTTCTTACACCCAAGCTCTATAGAACATTTTGTGATGTTGCTTGTACATCTGTACGCTGTTACTTACTTTTGCTAGTGTTCCATTGTCATGACAGCAGGGGAACCTTAGAAGCACTAGGACTTCAATGGGAGTCCAATCAGAACTTCCTAGTTCCAACATTACTTTAATTATCAGATGTTGACCTCAATCTCCTTCAGAACCTAGATTTTACTGATTAACACTTCCACTTTCTGCACAGCTGTGTACTGTTTCAGCGTGTCTTATACACAGAATTGCAGATACTTTATAGAGTTTAGCGTTTCTTGCATTTGCCTGTGTTTGTAATTGCGTGTTGGACTCCATATGACCTCAAGATAAATGCTACAAAAATTATGCTATAAAAATTAGTGGTTATGGGAACTGGCTTTACATTCCTAGTCCTTGTAAGTGATGGGCCCCGTGATTCTTatatttttagtttcattttcctCCTTTATTCTTTCCGTTTCCAGTATAATTGCATAAAACCACAAAGCTCACTCTCTCTCAACTTTCAACATAGCATGGTGAGGGAGGATGGGGGGAAATTTTGTCGGGTTTTTAATTAATATTCCAAAAAACTTTggcattttcataaaataaaccTGTCCATAAAGGCAGTgaaagtttcttttttcaattaatgCACGTTATTGCAAGACCGTTGAAGAACATCTGAGTCTcgcaagcaagagagagagggatttgGTAATAACTCATATGGTTACACACACACGTGTAACCGAAAGAAGTTatgaaaaatgcatataatacttttttttcttgttttttatgttatggtgtttttttttaaaaagacgcttctttttgttgttttatacggctgacttatttttcacatatttaacATGTCTTTTTCGATTAAGGCgcgatatttgtgacagtgcATTCTCATGGATTTGGAAGAGTTTTCTAACTAGATATGTAAATCATGGATTAGGTTGCTGCAGTCTTCAGCAGTACAGCTACAGTAGTGGATTTACTCGAGATTTGGGAGTCCCTTAATCTGGGACATAAGAATCATGTGAATTGTTTGGAAAAGGGAAAATAGAATGCGTTTGGCTCTGATAAAGAGATTTATGGTATTCATCTTGATGGTGAAAGTCATATTCCCTTCAGGCTGCAGCTGAACTGATAGGTAATTTACCTTATTCATGTTTGTCTTGTCCATATTTATTATTTGGAATGAATGTTTTTTTCTGATATCTTGATCGTGGAAATCATATTTCCTCTACCTGAAATGATGGGTTGGCGTACATTTTCAGCGATGAGACAAAATGCTTAAAATTGTTGAAATATTCGCATTTTTtggaatttcaaaaatttcGCGTTTTGTCTAAAATATTGCATTACACTTGTGTGGCGGCCATGCTTCCAAGTTGTCCTCCAAAATGCTTCCAAGTTGTCTTCCAAACAGGCAATGGATACTTGCTGTCCCATCTCATCTAATTCATGTATAATTGGACAACGTATTCATGTATAATTGGAATCAAAGAGTCTGGTTGGACAGATCGCCTGCTGAGCAAGTCTAAGGTTGACCCTTGGACAGCTGCTCAAGGATCAAACATGCTTTTAACATATAGTACAGGTTCCACTTAATTTAACAACCGTGATTTTCGTATCCTCGTataatgatttttctttgttttcaccgcactcttttttcttaaaattttgtaGTGAAACTGTCAATATTCATAAATAACGTTTGGGAGTTTTAAACAGGGAggtttttttttagtataatatgTGGGGTttaaaaatattgcaaaaaagatttttttaaaaaattaaaaaaaaactaaaaatagagaaaaataaaataagtgagaaaataataacacaaacattaaaagGTAAGTAAAtttgtaataataaaaaatattaaaaaactgtttggcattaaaaaataaaaaaatgaaaaaaagtgaaaaaatgcttttagaatgcgtttttttaagttttaaatggtattttattttcttttgttttttttcgcgtttcttttaaaaaataacacgTTTTTCGTGACTATTGTTTCAGGTGCCTTTGCACTTGAGGTAGTGTCCACAAGGACTGATGCTGGACTGCTGTGTCACCTTTCTTTGAACGATGGAACCATGACTGCACCTTACTCGGACATTGGTAGGGCATAAGTAGATACTTAGTTATTTGTTCTCAAATGTGTACtcttaatttataaaaatagataaatataGAAACGGAGATGGTTTCTATACTAAAAGTGGGTAGATTCGTGAACTGGAAAATAGAAACTAAAAAAGAGATCGGTTGGTGGTTATACTGACGctaattttgatttaaaataacGAAACATGCATGTTTGGTGAAATAATATTACATGTATTGGGGAAAGTCCACtctcaatttcaattttttgaaagtagTTAGCTGTACCAATAAGGAATTcggacaaaaaaaataaagcaccTTAGATTGTAGAAGGGATGTTTCTTTCAAAGCAG
This genomic interval carries:
- the LOC116259856 gene encoding lysine histidine transporter-like 8, whose product is MISDLRRPQLFSLLCRSTSAYIYRHCTYWQHTNPSHYHKVEKMGVETEVVSVPATPTAASTPPFTVPQSPLKPTAPPSSASSPFHCPISAPPSSFQYSPSMSRSPFLARISSAAASRFSFSGNATPVRSSPMRKVIINMKSYLEEVGHLTRLDPQDAWLPITESRNGNAYYSTFHNLSAGIGFQALILPLAFTFLGWKWGIMSLSAFYIWQLYTLWILTQLHESVPGTRYNRYIQLAMAAFGPKLGLCLTKFPIMYLSAGNCTALILIGGGTMKLFFRVVCGNSCQSRPLSTVEWYLVFLCLALVLAQLPNLNSIAGISLVGAITAVSYCTLIWVISVSKHRPQDISYQPLKGENDAATVFSLLNALGVVAFSFRGHNLVLEIQATMPSTLKHPASVPMWKGVKVAYLLIAFCLFPLAIGGYWAYGNLIPRSGILYALHEFHSHDTSRALLGLTTLMVVINCLSTFQIYAMPVFDNLESSYTFRTNRPCPWWLRSGIRVFFASVAFFIANALPFLTSLAGLLGGISLPVTLAYPCFMYNIIRKPEKYSPTWYLNLGLGVVGMVLSFLLITGGIWSIVDTCHNFHFFKPQQ